Proteins encoded within one genomic window of Carassius carassius chromosome 22, fCarCar2.1, whole genome shotgun sequence:
- the LOC132099192 gene encoding NACHT, LRR and PYD domains-containing protein 12-like isoform X2, with amino-acid sequence MTCINISLYRKKKPHTISRTRKAQSKMLFFEIDFENITSQDNQTRELLQDFLKPDDGKLQRVKDHHKTSMKDKYENLVEGSKLQWTRTLLNRIYTQLYIIEGECEGVNEEHEVLQMEKTARTQDTQNTSINCNDIFKASAEAGSEEKEQIKTVLTKGIAGIGKTVSVQKFILDWAEGKANQDVDFMFMLPFRELNLIRDHQYSLQKLLLDFHPELQDLDSQIYEECKVVFIFDGLDESRISLMFSDTQKICDVSKTSSVAVLMSSLMKGELLPSALIWITSRPAAANLIPSKYIHRLTEIQGFNEPQKEEYFRKKISDQHQASRIISHIRRARSLHIMCHIPIFCWISSTVLQKLLEEDLSAEIPQTLTEMYIHFLLIQINMRKQKYEERDPEKLLQSNREVIVKLAEVAFKQLMKGNVMFYEENLIESGIDVTDASVYSGICTEIFKEESIINQRKVYSFIHLSFQEFLAAFYVFYSYVVKNHEFLKLWAENYKYDHECGYNKQLFELSLYGLLITAVDQTLFLRFLLGISLESNQKLLWDLLTDTEKSSETLRETTQYIKDEIKTNDSLSADRSINLFLCLLEVKDQTLYQEIQDFVKSDKHSEKKLSPAHCSAIAYMLQMSDEVLDEIDFMKYNTSDEGRRRLIPAVKNCRKALLAGCGLSGQHCESLSSALQPSNSCLREIDLSNNDLQDSGVRLLSAALKSSHCQLTILRLTGCGLSDRHCECLSSVLQSSNSSLIALDLSNNDLQDSGVKILSAGLKSSHCQLNILRLVICNLTGKCCESLSSVLQSSNSCLRDLDISNNDLQDSGVKLLSAGLKSSYCQLNILRLSGCMVTEEGCGCLSSALTSNRSNMRELDLSYNHPGESGVKLLSEIFSHPNCTLDKLNVDHGGDFRITAGLHKYACDLTLDLNTANIHLIVSEDNKKVIHVKENQLYSDHPERFDECSQILCRESLSGRCYWEAEWSGHDADMSVTYKCISRKGGSDKCWFGSNINSWSLICSDFGFTVRHNKKFTVIHVPLRSSKRVGVYVDMSAGTLSFYSISDTLTHLHTFRSAFTQPLYAGFVVCEGSSVSLCHPVKSW; translated from the exons AGATAATCAGACAAGAGAGCTGTTGCAAGATTTTCTCAAACCAGATGATGGTAAACTACAGAGAGTCAAAGACCATCACAAAACCAGCATGAAGGACAAGTATGAGAACTTAGTGGAGGGAAGCAAATTACAATGGACTCGAACCCTCCTGAACCGGATCTACACACAACTCTACATCATTGAGGGAGAGTGtgaaggagtgaatgaagaacatgaggttttacagatggagaaaacaGCCAGAACACAAGATACACAAAACACTTCAATCAACTGCAATGACATatttaaagcctccgctgaagcAGGATCTGAGGAGAAAGAACAGATCAAGACTGTTCTTACTAAAGGCATTGCTGGAATTGGAAAAACCGTCTCTGTGCAGAAATTCATTCTGGACTGGGCTGAAggaaaagccaatcaggatgtagatttcatgtttatgcttccatttcgagagctgaacttgatcagagatcatcagtacagtcttcagaaacttctgctggactttcatcctgaacttcaagatctggactcacagatttatgaggagtgtaaagttgtgttcatctttgatggtctggatgaaagcagaatttcactgatgttttcagacactcAGAAAATTTGTGATGTAAGTAAGACTTCATCAGTGGCTGTGTTGATGTCAAGCCTCATGAAAGGAgagctgcttccctctgctctcatctggatcacctccagaccagcagcagccaatctGATCCCCTCCAAATACATCCACCGTCTGACAGAAATACAGGGATTCAATGAGCctcagaaggaggaatatttcaggaagaAAATCAGTGACCAGCAtcaagccagcagaatcatctcacacatcagaagagcaagaagcctccacatcatgtgccacatccccatcttctgctggatttcatccactgtgcttcagaagctcctggaagaagatctgagtgcagaaatccctcaaactctgactgaaatgtacatccacttcctgctgattcagatcaacatgaggaagcagaagtatgaagagagagatccagagaaactcctgcagtccaacagagaagtgattgtgaaacttgctgaagtggctttcaaacagctgatgaagggcAATGTCATGTTCTATGAGGAGAACCTGATTGAGAGTGGCATAGATGTCACTGACGCCTCAGTGTATTCTGGGATTTGCACTGAGATCTTTAAGGAGGAATCTATTATTAATCAGAGGAAAGTCTATAGCTTCATTCATCTGAGCTTTCAGGAGTTTCTAGCTGCTTTCTATGTGTTCTACTCATATGTAGTAAAGAATCATGAATTTCTAAAATTGTGGGCTGAAAACTATAAATATGATCATGAATGTGGATATAATAAGCAGTTGTTTGAATTATCTCTGTATGGGTTACTAATAACAGCAGTTGATCAAACACTTTTTTTGAGGTTCCTGCTGGGTATTTCATTAGAGTCCAATCAAAAACTCTTATGGGATCTACTGACAGACACAGAAAAAAGCTCAGAGACCCTCAGAGAAACCACACAGTACATTAAAGATGAAATCAAGACAAATGACAGTCTATCCGCTGACAGATCCATCAATTTGTTTCTCTGTCTGCTGGAAGTGAAAGATCAGACTCTGTACCAAGAGATTCAGGACTTTGTGAAATCAGACAAACACTCAGAGAAGAAACTGTCTCCAGCTCACTGCTCAGCAATAGCCTACATGCTTCAGATGTCAGATGAGGTGCTGGATGAGATTGATTTTATGAAATACAACACGTCAGATGAGGGAAGAAGGAGACTGATACCAGCAGTGAAAAACTGCAGAAAAGCTCT ACTTGCTGGATGTGGTCTCTCTGGTCAGCATTGTGAAAGTTTGTCTTCAGCTCTCCAACCATCAAACTCCTGTTTGAGAGAGATTGACCTCAGTAACAATGACTTGCAGGATTCAGGAGTGAGGCTACTCTCTGCTGCGCTAAAGAGTTCACACTGTCAACTGACCATACTGAG GCTTACTGGATGTGGTCTCTCTGATCGACACTGTGAATGCTTGTCTTCAGTTCTACAATCATCAAATTCCAGTCTGATAGCGCTGGATCTGAGTAATAATGATCTGCAGGATTCGGGAGTGAAGATACTTTCTGCTGGACTGAAGAGTTCACACTGTCAACTGAACATTCTGAG ATTGGTCATCTGTAATCTCACTGGTAAGTGCTGTGAAAGTTTGTCTTCAGTTCTACAATCATCAAACTCTTGTCTGAGAGATCTCGACATCAGTAACAATGACCTGCAAGATTCTGGAGTAAAGCTGCTCTCTGCTGGCTTGAAGAGTTCATATTGTCAACTAAACATACTGAG gctGTCTGGCTGTATGGTGACAGAGGAAGGCTGTGGTTGTTTGTCTTCAGCTCTGACTTCAAACCGCTCAAACATGAGAGAActggatctgagctacaatcacccaggaGAGTCAGGAGTCAAGCTGCTGTCTGAGATATTCAGCCATCCAAACTGCACACTAGACAAACTCAA TGTGGATCATGGAGGAGATTTCAGGATTACAGCAGGACTACACAAAT atgcCTGTGATCTCACACTGGATCTAAACACAGCAAACATTCATCTTATTGTGTCTGAGGATAACAAAAAGGTGATACATGTGAAAGAGAATCAGTTATATTCTGATCATCCAGAGAGATTTGATGAGTGTAGTCAGATTCTTTGTCGAGAGAGTCTGTCTGGACGATGTTACTGGGAGGCTGAATGGAGTGGACATGATGCTGATATGTCAGTCACATATAAATGTATTAGCAGGAAAGGAGGGAGTGATAAATGTTGGTTTGGATCCAATATAAATTCTTGGAGTCTGATCTGCTCTGATTTTGGTTTTACTGTTCGTCACAATAAGAAGTTCACTGTCATACATGTCCCTTTGCGCTCCTCTAAGAGAGTAGGTGTGTATGTTGACATGTCGGCTGgcactctgtccttctacagcatcTCTGACACACTCACGCACTTACACACATTCAGATCTGCATTCACTCAACCTCTCTATGCTGGATTTGTAGTTTGTGAGGGTTCCTCTGTATCTTTGTGTCATCCTGTGAAAAGCTGGTGA
- the LOC132099192 gene encoding NACHT, LRR and PYD domains-containing protein 12-like isoform X1, whose translation MSLCEGRKEEEDVVHYQNQRSSSPEPSCVSMKSEESIGQPPNLCDGVLTFNPRDNQTRELLQDFLKPDDGKLQRVKDHHKTSMKDKYENLVEGSKLQWTRTLLNRIYTQLYIIEGECEGVNEEHEVLQMEKTARTQDTQNTSINCNDIFKASAEAGSEEKEQIKTVLTKGIAGIGKTVSVQKFILDWAEGKANQDVDFMFMLPFRELNLIRDHQYSLQKLLLDFHPELQDLDSQIYEECKVVFIFDGLDESRISLMFSDTQKICDVSKTSSVAVLMSSLMKGELLPSALIWITSRPAAANLIPSKYIHRLTEIQGFNEPQKEEYFRKKISDQHQASRIISHIRRARSLHIMCHIPIFCWISSTVLQKLLEEDLSAEIPQTLTEMYIHFLLIQINMRKQKYEERDPEKLLQSNREVIVKLAEVAFKQLMKGNVMFYEENLIESGIDVTDASVYSGICTEIFKEESIINQRKVYSFIHLSFQEFLAAFYVFYSYVVKNHEFLKLWAENYKYDHECGYNKQLFELSLYGLLITAVDQTLFLRFLLGISLESNQKLLWDLLTDTEKSSETLRETTQYIKDEIKTNDSLSADRSINLFLCLLEVKDQTLYQEIQDFVKSDKHSEKKLSPAHCSAIAYMLQMSDEVLDEIDFMKYNTSDEGRRRLIPAVKNCRKALLAGCGLSGQHCESLSSALQPSNSCLREIDLSNNDLQDSGVRLLSAALKSSHCQLTILRLTGCGLSDRHCECLSSVLQSSNSSLIALDLSNNDLQDSGVKILSAGLKSSHCQLNILRLVICNLTGKCCESLSSVLQSSNSCLRDLDISNNDLQDSGVKLLSAGLKSSYCQLNILRLSGCMVTEEGCGCLSSALTSNRSNMRELDLSYNHPGESGVKLLSEIFSHPNCTLDKLNVDHGGDFRITAGLHKYACDLTLDLNTANIHLIVSEDNKKVIHVKENQLYSDHPERFDECSQILCRESLSGRCYWEAEWSGHDADMSVTYKCISRKGGSDKCWFGSNINSWSLICSDFGFTVRHNKKFTVIHVPLRSSKRVGVYVDMSAGTLSFYSISDTLTHLHTFRSAFTQPLYAGFVVCEGSSVSLCHPVKSW comes from the exons AGATAATCAGACAAGAGAGCTGTTGCAAGATTTTCTCAAACCAGATGATGGTAAACTACAGAGAGTCAAAGACCATCACAAAACCAGCATGAAGGACAAGTATGAGAACTTAGTGGAGGGAAGCAAATTACAATGGACTCGAACCCTCCTGAACCGGATCTACACACAACTCTACATCATTGAGGGAGAGTGtgaaggagtgaatgaagaacatgaggttttacagatggagaaaacaGCCAGAACACAAGATACACAAAACACTTCAATCAACTGCAATGACATatttaaagcctccgctgaagcAGGATCTGAGGAGAAAGAACAGATCAAGACTGTTCTTACTAAAGGCATTGCTGGAATTGGAAAAACCGTCTCTGTGCAGAAATTCATTCTGGACTGGGCTGAAggaaaagccaatcaggatgtagatttcatgtttatgcttccatttcgagagctgaacttgatcagagatcatcagtacagtcttcagaaacttctgctggactttcatcctgaacttcaagatctggactcacagatttatgaggagtgtaaagttgtgttcatctttgatggtctggatgaaagcagaatttcactgatgttttcagacactcAGAAAATTTGTGATGTAAGTAAGACTTCATCAGTGGCTGTGTTGATGTCAAGCCTCATGAAAGGAgagctgcttccctctgctctcatctggatcacctccagaccagcagcagccaatctGATCCCCTCCAAATACATCCACCGTCTGACAGAAATACAGGGATTCAATGAGCctcagaaggaggaatatttcaggaagaAAATCAGTGACCAGCAtcaagccagcagaatcatctcacacatcagaagagcaagaagcctccacatcatgtgccacatccccatcttctgctggatttcatccactgtgcttcagaagctcctggaagaagatctgagtgcagaaatccctcaaactctgactgaaatgtacatccacttcctgctgattcagatcaacatgaggaagcagaagtatgaagagagagatccagagaaactcctgcagtccaacagagaagtgattgtgaaacttgctgaagtggctttcaaacagctgatgaagggcAATGTCATGTTCTATGAGGAGAACCTGATTGAGAGTGGCATAGATGTCACTGACGCCTCAGTGTATTCTGGGATTTGCACTGAGATCTTTAAGGAGGAATCTATTATTAATCAGAGGAAAGTCTATAGCTTCATTCATCTGAGCTTTCAGGAGTTTCTAGCTGCTTTCTATGTGTTCTACTCATATGTAGTAAAGAATCATGAATTTCTAAAATTGTGGGCTGAAAACTATAAATATGATCATGAATGTGGATATAATAAGCAGTTGTTTGAATTATCTCTGTATGGGTTACTAATAACAGCAGTTGATCAAACACTTTTTTTGAGGTTCCTGCTGGGTATTTCATTAGAGTCCAATCAAAAACTCTTATGGGATCTACTGACAGACACAGAAAAAAGCTCAGAGACCCTCAGAGAAACCACACAGTACATTAAAGATGAAATCAAGACAAATGACAGTCTATCCGCTGACAGATCCATCAATTTGTTTCTCTGTCTGCTGGAAGTGAAAGATCAGACTCTGTACCAAGAGATTCAGGACTTTGTGAAATCAGACAAACACTCAGAGAAGAAACTGTCTCCAGCTCACTGCTCAGCAATAGCCTACATGCTTCAGATGTCAGATGAGGTGCTGGATGAGATTGATTTTATGAAATACAACACGTCAGATGAGGGAAGAAGGAGACTGATACCAGCAGTGAAAAACTGCAGAAAAGCTCT ACTTGCTGGATGTGGTCTCTCTGGTCAGCATTGTGAAAGTTTGTCTTCAGCTCTCCAACCATCAAACTCCTGTTTGAGAGAGATTGACCTCAGTAACAATGACTTGCAGGATTCAGGAGTGAGGCTACTCTCTGCTGCGCTAAAGAGTTCACACTGTCAACTGACCATACTGAG GCTTACTGGATGTGGTCTCTCTGATCGACACTGTGAATGCTTGTCTTCAGTTCTACAATCATCAAATTCCAGTCTGATAGCGCTGGATCTGAGTAATAATGATCTGCAGGATTCGGGAGTGAAGATACTTTCTGCTGGACTGAAGAGTTCACACTGTCAACTGAACATTCTGAG ATTGGTCATCTGTAATCTCACTGGTAAGTGCTGTGAAAGTTTGTCTTCAGTTCTACAATCATCAAACTCTTGTCTGAGAGATCTCGACATCAGTAACAATGACCTGCAAGATTCTGGAGTAAAGCTGCTCTCTGCTGGCTTGAAGAGTTCATATTGTCAACTAAACATACTGAG gctGTCTGGCTGTATGGTGACAGAGGAAGGCTGTGGTTGTTTGTCTTCAGCTCTGACTTCAAACCGCTCAAACATGAGAGAActggatctgagctacaatcacccaggaGAGTCAGGAGTCAAGCTGCTGTCTGAGATATTCAGCCATCCAAACTGCACACTAGACAAACTCAA TGTGGATCATGGAGGAGATTTCAGGATTACAGCAGGACTACACAAAT atgcCTGTGATCTCACACTGGATCTAAACACAGCAAACATTCATCTTATTGTGTCTGAGGATAACAAAAAGGTGATACATGTGAAAGAGAATCAGTTATATTCTGATCATCCAGAGAGATTTGATGAGTGTAGTCAGATTCTTTGTCGAGAGAGTCTGTCTGGACGATGTTACTGGGAGGCTGAATGGAGTGGACATGATGCTGATATGTCAGTCACATATAAATGTATTAGCAGGAAAGGAGGGAGTGATAAATGTTGGTTTGGATCCAATATAAATTCTTGGAGTCTGATCTGCTCTGATTTTGGTTTTACTGTTCGTCACAATAAGAAGTTCACTGTCATACATGTCCCTTTGCGCTCCTCTAAGAGAGTAGGTGTGTATGTTGACATGTCGGCTGgcactctgtccttctacagcatcTCTGACACACTCACGCACTTACACACATTCAGATCTGCATTCACTCAACCTCTCTATGCTGGATTTGTAGTTTGTGAGGGTTCCTCTGTATCTTTGTGTCATCCTGTGAAAAGCTGGTGA